The sequence CCAGTCATCAAGTTGTTGAACAAAATCGGTTAACTCTCGTTCTAACTCAGATTTTTCTGTGGGATTCATTTGTGACATCGGTCAAGATTGTAAATCAAATTGCAAATCTTCCTCAAGAAAGCCATACAAACTCCTCTGGGAAGATGCCCAAGGATAGATTTTTTTAGTATCAATGAATAATTAATCGGTTACATCCCGCTACAAGGAGAATTTTGATGAATTTAAAGCAGATTTGGAGGTTATTAAAAGAAACTTTTAAGGAATGGAATGAAGATAAAGCTTCTCGATTGGCTGCCGCTTTGTCGTATTACACGATTTTTTCTCTTGCGCCTTTATTAATTATTACAATTGCGATCGCGGGTGCTGTGTTTGGAGATGATGCAGCTAGAGGTGAGATTGTTCGCCAAATTCAAGGCTTGGTGGGTAAAGATGGTGCGGAAGTAATTCAAACAGCATTGGAAAATGCTCAAAAACCAGATACGCGCAATATCGCTTCAATTATCAGTATTGCGGTTTTGTTATTTGGTGCGAGTAATGTGTTTGCTCAAATTCAAGATGCGCTTAATACAATTTGGGAAGTACAGCCAAAACCAGGGCGTAGTTTAATACAAACTCTTCGCAAACGGTTTTTATCTTTTGCAATGGTTGGTGGTGTCGGCTTTTTGCTACTAGTATCTTTGATTGTTAACACGGGTTTGGCTGCTATGGTTAACTATTTCAGTGGCTTAGTACCGGGATTTGATTTACTTTGGCAAATCGGTAATTTTATTATTTCTTTTGCAGTCATCACCGTTTTATTCGCGATAATTTACAAATTTATGCCGGATGTCAAAATTGATTGGGACGATGTTTGGGTTGGCTCGGCTATCACTTCATTATTATTTGTAATTGGTAAATCGCTTTTAGGATTGTATTTAGGAAACGGTAGTTTTGGCTCAGCTTACGGCGCTGCGGGTTCGTTGATTGTAGTTTTGGCTTGGATTAACTACGCCGCTCAAATTATTTTCTTCGGTGCCGAGTTTACTCAAGTTTATGCAAGTAAATATGGTTCTCGCATTGTTCCAGATGAAAATGCAATGAGGGTACCAGAAATAGATAGAGCCAAACAAGGCATGAATAGAAGAAATTCTCCTAAAAGAAGTTGAGTTAAACATGTAGGGTGTACGACGGTTACGATAACCCATCGCCCCTAAACCAATATCAAGAATTTACCGTCACCCACCATTACTAATCATTTGCTGCGTGACGACATTTTGATAAATATTTAATTAATCAAGATAAATTTGTAGGATGCTGTGACGGTTACGATAACCTATCGCCTCTAAACCAATATCAGGAATTTACCGTCACCCACCATTACTAATAAATTGGTGCGTGACGGCATTTTGATAAATATTTAATTAATCAAGATAAATTTGTAGGGTGCGGTGACGGTTACGATAACCTATCGCCTCTAAACCAATATCAGGAATTTACCGTCACGCACCATTATCAATAAATTGGTGCGTGACGGCATTTTGATAAATATTTAATTAATCAAGATAAAGTATTTTAGCCGTCACAGCACCCTACAAGAAATTATTTTTGAGTACCATCGCTACGAACAAAATATGACAGGAAGCACCATTACTAATAAATTGGTGCGTGACGGCATTTTGATAAATATTTAATTAATCAAGATAAAGTATTTTAGCCGTCACAGCACCCTACAAGAAATTATTTTTGAGCTTTTCTCATATTTCTCAGATAACTTTTACCGAAACCTCAGCTAGCAATCAGTAGTTATTCAGAGTCATTCGGCATACTAAATAACAACAACTAAAGGACATGCATAAATAAATGCATTCATCCCTAATTAATTAATGTTCTGACAAATCAATCAAAATCAACTTTGGAGATATTAATCATGGAATTCATCAAAAACTTGGCTTTATTCGCGTTTATCTATGTTGCAATTTTGTTTTCTGTTGGCACAGGTACAGCTAACGACTTTCTTGAGTACGTATTTGTTTATGACTAAATTCTGCCCAGGCGTGGAATTAAATCCACGTCTCTACTATTTTGTTATTAAAGAATGAGTAATTTTGCTAAGTTCTGATTCTTTGCACTTCAGACATTTGCTAAAATTCAAAACCGGTTTGATATAACTTCTTCACTAATTACCTATTATTTATCTATATTGTTTTAACGCTGATATATTTCTAACAATTTATTCAATTTCTGAATCTATTTTTTTATAGTTGATATTATTTCTCTTGAAATAGCTGTCATTGTTCGCTGCGCGAAGCAATCCCAAATACTGTGGTTGCTTCGCTTTGCTTGCGATGACACATTATGGGTAAACTATAAAATACATTTCAATCCCTCATAGGGATTTATGTGAGTTTCAACTGGGACTTTATATTGCTGTGGCAAAAAAGCCTTTGTTTCAATCCCTAATAGGGATTTATGTGAGTTTCAACCTTTAAATGCAGTACCCCTACTTCTTCTAAATCCAGTTTCAATCCCTAATAGGGATTTATGTTAGTTTCAACTTACCACAAAGTGTTGCCTGTAGTTATGTGGTAAGTTTCAATCCCTAATAGGGATTTATGTTAGTTTCAACTTTAATAAATTGTCGAATGTTTACAGAAGGTGTAGTTTCAATCCCTAATAGGGATTTATGTTAGTTTCAACTGCTTAGATGTGAAAAGCTTTGTATATATAGTTTTCAAGGTTCGGTTGCGCGGATGAAGTGATTTTAGCATAAAAAATAGCGATCGCACTGGATGAAAATCGATGAAACTGGCTCTGGGTAAGGGCCGCGGATGGCTTAATGTTGTAAAATGGCTGAAACTCTTGCTGGCAAAAATATTCAGACGTTTTTTTCTCAACTTAATTTTCTACACCTTCCCATCCGCGCCAAAATAATCATTTCAGCTTAAATAAGGGCGAGCT comes from Rivularia sp. PCC 7116 and encodes:
- a CDS encoding YihY/virulence factor BrkB family protein, which codes for MNLKQIWRLLKETFKEWNEDKASRLAAALSYYTIFSLAPLLIITIAIAGAVFGDDAARGEIVRQIQGLVGKDGAEVIQTALENAQKPDTRNIASIISIAVLLFGASNVFAQIQDALNTIWEVQPKPGRSLIQTLRKRFLSFAMVGGVGFLLLVSLIVNTGLAAMVNYFSGLVPGFDLLWQIGNFIISFAVITVLFAIIYKFMPDVKIDWDDVWVGSAITSLLFVIGKSLLGLYLGNGSFGSAYGAAGSLIVVLAWINYAAQIIFFGAEFTQVYASKYGSRIVPDENAMRVPEIDRAKQGMNRRNSPKRS